From one Pseudomonas fluorescens genomic stretch:
- a CDS encoding class I SAM-dependent methyltransferase, whose amino-acid sequence MIDPIELNRRNWDERAPLHAASSDYEVEKFVADPEHLSEVLRFDLPRLGDIHGLRAVHLQCHIGTDTLSLSRLGAEVSGLDFSAQSLAQARALAERCGARIDYVESDVYAADQMLEPGSFDLVYTGIGALIWLPSIERWARTVAALLKPGGRLFLREGHPMLLAVNEDYQDKLVIEYPYFEREAPTVWDSGETYVETDRLLEQTVTHEWNHGLGEIISALLKHGLQITALVEHDSIPWEALPGQMSQDAAGEWSLDKDRWRLPLSYTLQAVKQG is encoded by the coding sequence ATGATCGACCCGATTGAACTCAATCGCCGCAACTGGGATGAACGTGCACCGTTGCACGCGGCATCCAGCGACTACGAAGTGGAAAAATTCGTCGCAGACCCCGAGCACCTGTCTGAAGTGCTGCGTTTCGACCTGCCGCGCCTGGGGGATATCCATGGCCTGCGCGCCGTGCACCTGCAGTGTCATATCGGCACCGATACCTTGTCGTTATCGCGTTTGGGCGCTGAGGTCAGCGGCCTGGATTTTTCTGCGCAGTCACTGGCTCAGGCGCGGGCCCTGGCTGAACGCTGCGGGGCCCGGATCGACTATGTCGAGTCGGATGTGTATGCCGCCGACCAGATGCTGGAACCGGGCTCTTTCGACCTGGTGTACACCGGTATCGGCGCGTTGATCTGGCTGCCGAGCATCGAGCGCTGGGCGCGTACCGTGGCGGCCTTGCTCAAGCCTGGCGGGCGGCTGTTTTTGCGCGAAGGCCATCCGATGCTGCTGGCGGTGAACGAGGACTATCAGGACAAACTGGTCATCGAGTATCCGTACTTCGAGCGCGAGGCGCCGACGGTGTGGGACAGTGGCGAGACCTATGTCGAGACCGACAGGTTGCTGGAGCAAACGGTCACCCATGAATGGAACCATGGCCTGGGTGAGATCATCAGTGCCTTGCTCAAGCATGGGTTGCAGATTACCGCGCTGGTCGAGCATGACAGCATTCCCTGGGAGGCGCTGCCGGGGCAGATGAGTCAAGACGCAGCAGGCGAGTGGTCGCTGGACAAGGATCGCTGGCGTTTGCCGTTGAGCTATACCTTGCAGGCGGTCAAGCAGGGGTAG
- a CDS encoding VOC family protein: MKLGYTIIYVADVAVSLAFFEQAFGLNQRFLHESGDYGELDTGATTLAFASLALGNSHFPGGVLAASESAKPLGMEIALVTDDVANAHARAVKAGAVELKAPEAKPWGQTLSYVRCPDGTLVELCSPVGN; encoded by the coding sequence ATGAAACTCGGATACACCATCATCTACGTCGCCGATGTCGCCGTTTCGCTGGCGTTCTTCGAGCAAGCCTTCGGCCTGAACCAGCGTTTTCTGCACGAATCCGGCGACTATGGCGAGCTGGACACCGGCGCCACCACCCTCGCCTTCGCCTCCCTGGCTCTGGGCAACAGCCACTTCCCCGGCGGCGTATTGGCCGCCAGCGAATCGGCAAAACCGTTGGGCATGGAGATCGCCCTGGTGACCGACGATGTCGCCAACGCCCACGCGCGAGCGGTTAAGGCAGGCGCCGTGGAACTCAAGGCCCCCGAAGCCAAGCCATGGGGGCAAACCCTGTCATATGTGCGCTGCCCCGATGGCACTCTGGTGGAGCTGTGCAGCCCTGTAGGCAACTAA
- a CDS encoding GFA family protein: MDDATYHGGCLCGAIRFEAIGPALNPHCCSCKWCQRHTGALTATWVEFAREQVRWTGPGGAPATFRSSDYSSRAFCPSCGSSLGAIDDQPTVALLLGSFDSNQQPALAPATHSFNDQLPRWWCPGS, translated from the coding sequence ATGGACGATGCAACCTACCATGGTGGCTGCCTGTGCGGGGCGATCCGCTTTGAAGCCATTGGCCCGGCACTGAATCCTCATTGCTGCTCGTGCAAGTGGTGCCAGCGCCATACCGGCGCGCTAACGGCCACCTGGGTCGAATTTGCCCGCGAGCAGGTTCGCTGGACCGGCCCCGGTGGAGCGCCAGCGACCTTTCGCTCATCGGACTATTCCAGCCGCGCCTTTTGCCCCAGCTGCGGCAGTTCGCTGGGCGCTATCGATGATCAACCAACGGTGGCCCTGCTGCTGGGCAGCTTCGACAGCAATCAACAGCCGGCCCTGGCGCCGGCGACGCACTCGTTCAACGACCAGTTGCCACGCTGGTGGTGCCCGGGCTCATAA